In a genomic window of Agrobacterium tumefaciens:
- a CDS encoding 2,3-butanediol dehydrogenase has translation MKALRFHAAKDLRVEDIPLPTDPADDEVVIKNRFVGICGTDLHEYAYGPIFVPKDAEGKTAQPQVLGHEYGGVVTKVGKNIMHVKVGDRVSVQPFITPRGGDYYSDLGHFNLSDQLQLAGLSWIGGGMASESLLKGFNVYKVPDNLSDEDAALVEPTAVAVYGVDRGGVKAGDSVLVTGAGPIGLLTLLAARAAGAVQLFVSDPNATRLAIAKKIIPDVVTINPREQGVGDVIRAATEGNVGCDVALECVGNTLALQACVDAVRKRGTVVQIGLHAGEAPVNWFNVTFKDIDIRGSWAYTAQMWPRVMRLIASGQIPAQKVVTKTVQLDTATKEGFDALLDPAGTHLKILIDLGR, from the coding sequence ATGAAGGCTCTGCGCTTTCACGCTGCTAAGGACCTGCGGGTCGAAGACATCCCTTTGCCGACAGATCCTGCTGATGATGAGGTGGTGATCAAGAACCGCTTTGTCGGCATCTGCGGCACGGATCTGCACGAATATGCTTACGGCCCGATCTTTGTGCCGAAAGATGCTGAAGGAAAGACGGCCCAGCCGCAGGTTCTCGGCCACGAATATGGTGGTGTCGTCACCAAGGTCGGCAAGAATATCATGCATGTCAAGGTTGGCGATCGTGTCTCGGTCCAGCCGTTCATCACCCCGCGCGGCGGTGACTACTATTCTGATCTTGGCCATTTCAACCTGTCGGACCAACTGCAACTGGCGGGCCTCTCGTGGATCGGTGGCGGAATGGCGAGCGAAAGCCTGCTGAAGGGCTTTAACGTCTACAAGGTGCCCGACAACCTCTCCGACGAAGATGCCGCGCTTGTCGAGCCGACCGCGGTTGCGGTCTATGGCGTTGATCGTGGTGGTGTGAAAGCTGGTGATTCGGTGCTGGTCACCGGCGCAGGCCCGATCGGCCTCCTGACGCTTCTGGCCGCGCGCGCGGCAGGAGCGGTTCAGCTCTTCGTCTCGGATCCGAACGCAACCCGGCTTGCCATTGCAAAGAAGATTATCCCGGATGTCGTCACCATCAATCCGCGCGAACAGGGTGTAGGTGATGTGATCCGCGCTGCCACCGAAGGGAATGTCGGGTGTGACGTCGCGCTGGAATGCGTCGGCAATACGCTGGCCCTGCAGGCCTGCGTCGATGCTGTGCGCAAGCGCGGTACGGTGGTGCAGATCGGCCTGCATGCTGGCGAAGCTCCGGTAAACTGGTTCAACGTCACCTTCAAGGACATCGATATTCGCGGTTCCTGGGCATACACCGCCCAGATGTGGCCGCGTGTCATGCGCCTGATCGCCTCTGGCCAGATCCCGGCCCAGAAGGTGGTGACCAAGACGGTTCAACTGGACACCGCCACCAAGGAAGGCTTTGACGCGCTTCTCGATCCGGCGGGCACCCATCTGAAGATCCTAATTGACCTTGGGCGCTGA